The Xiphophorus couchianus chromosome 14, X_couchianus-1.0, whole genome shotgun sequence genome includes a region encoding these proteins:
- the LOC114157946 gene encoding uncharacterized protein PB18E9.04c-like isoform X1 — protein MLLSLLLLLLLVRASQASHFLGTMMTYYPEETFADGSVSVILRYKLNFVSCVDSDAWQCNGNCGAQTQTLGLSVVQEVSGEWCQREGAITRLLPNNTGFETLLAGGDWINSIQNGIVSWRAVTAVEMRNRSDIGKPNTSPQTTILPALRIPSNCAKNINLLAFDPDGDKVRCRYGNTSASECDPCTPPSVLSVSSNCSLPFSPTYSNTELHYAVQLVIEDFPTQNMNLIQTDGSQVVKTTNDAISKIPLQFVLKVGPPVPSCEDGAYLPRFLPPTPENRAQLFAPAGQALVINIRAEATQSVITGLLYSGPYNAVKNSSGSGNFSLTWTPSASEDGQSHPICFVVQANYSNTLLHSDLRCVIVTVGNSPTTTPIPAVASTNQTTLQTTVAPTTTTTTTTTTTPNLTVSAANQTILQSTAATIATTTTTPIPIVVSTNQTTEQTTEAPTTTTTTTTTPIPIVVSTNQTTEQTTVAITTATTTPTTLASTEANVTTSAPGPQYIIALNMMISTTLSLGNNSDYIITLIKNKLIEKGLPSTISLRLLSSGLVAVTTASP, from the exons ATGTTGCTCtccttgttgctgctgctgctgctggtcagaGCTTCACAAGCTTCTCATTTTCTGGGCACCATGATGACCTACTACCCAGAGGAAACTTTTGCAGATGGTTCAGTCTCA GTGATCCTTCGCTATAAGTTGAATTTTGTCTCATGCGTAGATAGTGATGCATGGCAATGTAATGGCAACTGTGGAGCACAAACCCAAACACTCGGTTTGTCTGTGGTTCAGGAAGTAAGTGGTGAATGGTGTCAGAGAGAAGGAGCGATAACTCGTCTGCTGCCCAACAACACTGGATTTGAGACTCT GTTGGCTGGTGGAGACTGGATCAATAGCATACAAAATGGGATTGTATCCTGGAGAGCTGTGACTGCTGTTGAAATGAGGAACCGGTCGGACATTGGAAAACCCAACACATCCCCACAGACCACCATCCTCCCTGCTTTGAG AATTCCTTCAAACTGtgccaaaaacataaatttattgGCCTTTGACCCTGATGGAGACAAAGTGAGATGCAGATATGGAAACACATCAGCTTCAGAGTGCGACCCGTGTACACCACCGTCTGTCCTCAGCGTCTCATCC AACTGTTCTCTGCCATTCAGCCCAACCTACAGCAATACTGAGCTTCATTACGCCGTCCAGTTGGTGATCGAGGATTTTCCCACACAAAACATGAACTTGATTCAAACTGACGGCTCACAGGTGGTGAAAACTACCAATGATGCCATCAGCAAGATACCTCTGCAGTTTGTTTTGAAAG TGGGTCCACCAGTACCGTCCTGTGAAGATGGCGCCTATCTGCCCAGATTTCTGCCTCCAACTCCAGAAAACAGAGCTCAGCTCTTCGCCCCTGCTGGTCAGGCTCTGGTAATCAACATCAGAGCTGAGGCGACTCAGTCTGT CATCACCGGCCTCCTGTACAGCGGACCTTACAACGCGGTGAAGAATTCCTCGGGATCAGGAAACTTCTCTCTGACCTGGACGCCATCGGCCAGTGAAGATGGACAGAGCCACCCCATCTGTTTTGTTGTCCAGGCAAA TTACTCGAACACTTTGTTACACTCTGACCTTCGGTGTGTTATCGTGACGGTTGGAAACA GCCCAACAACGACACCAATCCCAGCTGTAGCTTCCACAAACCAAACGACTCTGCAAACCACCGtagctccaactacaactacaaCTACAACTACAACTACTACACCAAACCTCACTGTATCAGCTGCAAACCAGACCATTCTCCAAAGTACAGCAGCTACAATTGCAACTACTACTACTACACCAATCCCCATTGTAGTATCCACAAACCAAACGACCGAGCAAACCACCGAAGCTCCAACTACTACTACAACTACTACTACTACACCAATCCCCATTGTAGTATCCACAAACCAAACGACCGAGCAAACCACCGTAGCTATAACTACAGCTACTACCACCCCCACCACCCTGGCTTCAACCGAAGCAAACGTAACAACCTCGGCTCCAGGACCTC AATATATTATCGCTCTGAACATGATGATCTCTACCACGCTGTCGCTGGGGAATAATTCTGATTACATCATAACTCTG attaaaaacaaactgattgaGAAAGGGCTGCCTTCAACCATAAGTCTTCGCCTCCTGAGCAGCGGTCTGGTGGCCGTCACAACAGCGAGTCCCTAG
- the LOC114157946 gene encoding mucin-5AC-like isoform X2, with protein MLLSLLLLLLLVRASQASHFLGTMMTYYPEETFADGSVSVILRYKLNFVSCVDSDAWQCNGNCGAQTQTLGLSVVQEVSGEWCQREGAITRLLPNNTGFETLLAGGDWINSIQNGIVSWRAVTAVEMRNRSDIGKPNTSPQTTILPALRIPSNCAKNINLLAFDPDGDKVRCRYGNTSASECDPCTPPSVLSVSSNCSLPFSPTYSNTELHYAVQLVIEDFPTQNMNLIQTDGSQVVKTTNDAISKIPLQFVLKVGPPVPSCEDGAYLPRFLPPTPENRAQLFAPAGQALVINIRAEATQSVITGLLYSGPYNAVKNSSGSGNFSLTWTPSASEDGQSHPICFVVQANYSNTLLHSDLRCVIVTVGNSPTTTPIPIVVSTNQTTEQTTEAPTTTTTTTTTPIPIVVSTNQTTEQTTVAITTATTTPTTLASTEANVTTSAPGPQYIIALNMMISTTLSLGNNSDYIITLIKNKLIEKGLPSTISLRLLSSGLVAVTTASP; from the exons ATGTTGCTCtccttgttgctgctgctgctgctggtcagaGCTTCACAAGCTTCTCATTTTCTGGGCACCATGATGACCTACTACCCAGAGGAAACTTTTGCAGATGGTTCAGTCTCA GTGATCCTTCGCTATAAGTTGAATTTTGTCTCATGCGTAGATAGTGATGCATGGCAATGTAATGGCAACTGTGGAGCACAAACCCAAACACTCGGTTTGTCTGTGGTTCAGGAAGTAAGTGGTGAATGGTGTCAGAGAGAAGGAGCGATAACTCGTCTGCTGCCCAACAACACTGGATTTGAGACTCT GTTGGCTGGTGGAGACTGGATCAATAGCATACAAAATGGGATTGTATCCTGGAGAGCTGTGACTGCTGTTGAAATGAGGAACCGGTCGGACATTGGAAAACCCAACACATCCCCACAGACCACCATCCTCCCTGCTTTGAG AATTCCTTCAAACTGtgccaaaaacataaatttattgGCCTTTGACCCTGATGGAGACAAAGTGAGATGCAGATATGGAAACACATCAGCTTCAGAGTGCGACCCGTGTACACCACCGTCTGTCCTCAGCGTCTCATCC AACTGTTCTCTGCCATTCAGCCCAACCTACAGCAATACTGAGCTTCATTACGCCGTCCAGTTGGTGATCGAGGATTTTCCCACACAAAACATGAACTTGATTCAAACTGACGGCTCACAGGTGGTGAAAACTACCAATGATGCCATCAGCAAGATACCTCTGCAGTTTGTTTTGAAAG TGGGTCCACCAGTACCGTCCTGTGAAGATGGCGCCTATCTGCCCAGATTTCTGCCTCCAACTCCAGAAAACAGAGCTCAGCTCTTCGCCCCTGCTGGTCAGGCTCTGGTAATCAACATCAGAGCTGAGGCGACTCAGTCTGT CATCACCGGCCTCCTGTACAGCGGACCTTACAACGCGGTGAAGAATTCCTCGGGATCAGGAAACTTCTCTCTGACCTGGACGCCATCGGCCAGTGAAGATGGACAGAGCCACCCCATCTGTTTTGTTGTCCAGGCAAA TTACTCGAACACTTTGTTACACTCTGACCTTCGGTGTGTTATCGTGACGGTTGGAAACA GCCCAACAACGACACCAATCCCA ATTGTAGTATCCACAAACCAAACGACCGAGCAAACCACCGAAGCTCCAACTACTACTACAACTACTACTACTACACCAATCCCCATTGTAGTATCCACAAACCAAACGACCGAGCAAACCACCGTAGCTATAACTACAGCTACTACCACCCCCACCACCCTGGCTTCAACCGAAGCAAACGTAACAACCTCGGCTCCAGGACCTC AATATATTATCGCTCTGAACATGATGATCTCTACCACGCTGTCGCTGGGGAATAATTCTGATTACATCATAACTCTG attaaaaacaaactgattgaGAAAGGGCTGCCTTCAACCATAAGTCTTCGCCTCCTGAGCAGCGGTCTGGTGGCCGTCACAACAGCGAGTCCCTAG
- the LOC114157946 gene encoding uncharacterized protein LOC114157946 isoform X5 — MLLSLLLLLLLVRASQASHFLGTMMTYYPEETFADGSVSVILRYKLNFVSCVDSDAWQCNGNCGAQTQTLGLSVVQEVSGEWCQREGAITRLLPNNTGFETLLAGGDWINSIQNGIVSWRAVTAVEMRNRSDIGKPNTSPQTTILPALRIPSNCAKNINLLAFDPDGDKVRCRYGNTSASECDPCTPPSVLSVSSNCSLPFSPTYSNTELHYAVQLVIEDFPTQNMNLIQTDGSQVVKTTNDAISKIPLQFVLKVGPPVPSCEDGAYLPRFLPPTPENRAQLFAPAGQALVINIRAEATQSVITGLLYSGPYNAVKNSSGSGNFSLTWTPSASEDGQSHPICFVVQAKVTLSPG; from the exons ATGTTGCTCtccttgttgctgctgctgctgctggtcagaGCTTCACAAGCTTCTCATTTTCTGGGCACCATGATGACCTACTACCCAGAGGAAACTTTTGCAGATGGTTCAGTCTCA GTGATCCTTCGCTATAAGTTGAATTTTGTCTCATGCGTAGATAGTGATGCATGGCAATGTAATGGCAACTGTGGAGCACAAACCCAAACACTCGGTTTGTCTGTGGTTCAGGAAGTAAGTGGTGAATGGTGTCAGAGAGAAGGAGCGATAACTCGTCTGCTGCCCAACAACACTGGATTTGAGACTCT GTTGGCTGGTGGAGACTGGATCAATAGCATACAAAATGGGATTGTATCCTGGAGAGCTGTGACTGCTGTTGAAATGAGGAACCGGTCGGACATTGGAAAACCCAACACATCCCCACAGACCACCATCCTCCCTGCTTTGAG AATTCCTTCAAACTGtgccaaaaacataaatttattgGCCTTTGACCCTGATGGAGACAAAGTGAGATGCAGATATGGAAACACATCAGCTTCAGAGTGCGACCCGTGTACACCACCGTCTGTCCTCAGCGTCTCATCC AACTGTTCTCTGCCATTCAGCCCAACCTACAGCAATACTGAGCTTCATTACGCCGTCCAGTTGGTGATCGAGGATTTTCCCACACAAAACATGAACTTGATTCAAACTGACGGCTCACAGGTGGTGAAAACTACCAATGATGCCATCAGCAAGATACCTCTGCAGTTTGTTTTGAAAG TGGGTCCACCAGTACCGTCCTGTGAAGATGGCGCCTATCTGCCCAGATTTCTGCCTCCAACTCCAGAAAACAGAGCTCAGCTCTTCGCCCCTGCTGGTCAGGCTCTGGTAATCAACATCAGAGCTGAGGCGACTCAGTCTGT CATCACCGGCCTCCTGTACAGCGGACCTTACAACGCGGTGAAGAATTCCTCGGGATCAGGAAACTTCTCTCTGACCTGGACGCCATCGGCCAGTGAAGATGGACAGAGCCACCCCATCTGTTTTGTTGTCCAGGCAAA GGTGACTCTGTCTCCAGGGTGA
- the LOC114157946 gene encoding uncharacterized protein LOC114157946 isoform X4, whose protein sequence is MLLSLLLLLLLVRASQASHFLGTMMTYYPEETFADGSVSVILRYKLNFVSCIDSDAWQCNGNCGAQTQTLGLSVVQEVSGEWCQREGAITRLLPNNTGFETLLAGGDWINSIQNGIVSWRAVTAVEMRNRSDIGKPNTSPQTTILPALRIPSNCAKNINLLAFDPDGDEVRCRYGNTSASECDPCTPPSVLSVSSNCSLSFSPTYSNTVFPYAVQLVIEDFPKQDIILTQTNGSQVVKTTNDAISKIPLQFVLKVGPSVPSCEDGAYLPRFLPPTPENRAQLFAPAGQALVINIRAQATQSVITGLLYSGPYNAVKNSSGSGNFSLTWTPSASEDGQSHPICFVVQASYSNTLLHSDLRCVIVTVGNGPYIIALNMMISTTLSMEDGSDAIIALIKNTLVNEGLPSTISLRLLSSGQVVVTTPSP, encoded by the exons ATGTTGCTCtccttgttgctgctgctgctgctggtcagaGCTTCACAAGCTTCTCATTTTCTGGGCACCATGATGACCTACTACCCAGAGGAAACTTTTGCAGATGGTTCAGTCTCA GTGATCCTTCGCTATAAGTTGAATTTTGTCTCATGCATAGATAGTGATGCATGGCAATGTAATGGCAACTGTGGAGCACAAACCCAAACGCTCGGTTTGTCTGTGGTTCAGGAAGTAAGTGGTGAATGGTGTCAGAGAGAAGGAGCGATAACTCGTCTGCTGCCCAACAACACTGGATTTGAGACTCT GTTGGCTGGTGGAGACTGGATCAATAGCATACAAAATGGGATTGTATCCTGGAGAGCTGTGACTGCGGTTGAAATGAGGAACCGGTCGGACATTGGAAAACCCAACACATCCCCACAGACCACCATCCTCCCTGCTTTGAG AATTCCTTCAAACTGtgccaaaaacataaatttattgGCCTTTGACCCTGATGGAGACGAAGTGAGATGCAGATATGGAAACACATCAGCTTCAGAGTGCGACCCGTGTACACCACCGTCTGTCCTCAGCGTCTCATCC AACTGTTCTCTGTCATTCAGCCCAACATACAGCAATACTGTGTTTCCATACGCCGTCCAGTTGGTGATCGAGGATTTTCCCAAACAGGACATAATTCTGACTCAAACTAACGGCTCACAGGTGGTAAAAACTACCAATGATGCCATCAGCAAGATACCTCTACAGTTTGTTTTGAAAG TGGGTCCATCAGTACCGTCCTGTGAAGATGGCGCCTATCTGCCCAGATTTCTGCCTCCAACTCCAGAAAACAGAGCTCAGCTCTTCGCCCCCGCTGGTCAGGCTCTGGTAATCAACATCAGAGCTCAGGCGACTCAGTCTGT CATCACCGGCCTCCTGTACAGCGGACCTTACAACGCGGTGAAGAATTCATCGGGATCAGGAAACTTCTCTCTGACCTGGACGCCATCGGCCAGTGAAGATGGACAGAGCCACCCCATCTGTTTTGTTGTCCAGGCAAG TTACTCGAACACTTTGTTACACTCTGACCTTCGGTGTGTTATCGTGACGGTTGGAAACG GCCCATATATCATCGCTCTGAATATGATGATCTCTACCACGCTGTCAATGGAGGACGGCTCTGATGCCATCATTGCTCTG ATTAAAAACACACTGGTTAACGAAGGGCTGCCTTCAACCATAAGTCTTCGCCTCCTGAGCAGCGGTCAAGTGGTCGTCACAACACCGAGCCCCTAG
- the LOC114157946 gene encoding uncharacterized protein LOC114157946 isoform X3, with the protein MLLSLLLLLLLVRASQASHFLGTMMTYYPEETFTNGSVSVILRYKLNFVSCIDSDAWQCNGNCGAQTQTLGLSVVQEVSGEWCQREGAITRLLPNNTGFETLLAGGDWINSIQNGIVSWRAVTAVEMRNRSDIGKPNTSPQTTILPALRIPSNCAKNINLLAFDPDGDEVRCRYGNTSASECDPCTPPSVLSVSSNCSLSFSPTYSNTVFPYAVQLVIEDFPKQDIILTQTNGSQVVKTTNDAISKIPLQFVLKVGPSVPSCEDGAYLPRFLPPTPENRAQLFAPAGQALVINIRAQATQSVITGLLYSGPYNAVKNSSGSGNFSLTWTPSASEDGQSHPICFVVQASYSNTLLHSDLRCVIVTVGNGPYIIALNMMISTTLSMEDGSDAIIALIKNTLVNEGLPSTISLRLLSSGQVVVTTPSP; encoded by the exons ATGTTGCTCtccttgttgctgctgctgctgctggtcagaGCTTCACAAGCTTCTCATTTTCTGGGCACCATGATGACCTACTACCCAGAGGAAACTTTTACAAATGGTTCAGTCTCA GTGATCCTTCGCTATAAGTTGAATTTTGTCTCATGCATAGATAGTGATGCATGGCAATGTAATGGCAACTGTGGAGCACAAACCCAAACGCTCGGTTTGTCTGTGGTTCAGGAAGTAAGTGGTGAATGGTGTCAGAGAGAAGGAGCGATAACTCGTCTGCTGCCCAACAACACTGGATTTGAGACTCT GTTGGCTGGTGGAGACTGGATCAATAGCATACAAAATGGGATTGTATCCTGGAGAGCTGTGACTGCGGTTGAAATGAGGAACCGGTCGGACATTGGAAAACCCAACACATCCCCACAGACCACCATCCTCCCTGCTTTGAG AATTCCTTCAAACTGtgccaaaaacataaatttattgGCCTTTGACCCTGATGGAGACGAAGTGAGATGCAGATATGGAAACACATCAGCTTCAGAGTGCGACCCGTGTACACCACCGTCTGTCCTCAGCGTCTCATCC AACTGTTCTCTGTCATTCAGCCCAACATACAGCAATACTGTGTTTCCATACGCCGTCCAGTTGGTGATCGAGGATTTTCCCAAACAGGACATAATTCTGACTCAAACTAACGGCTCACAGGTGGTAAAAACTACCAATGATGCCATCAGCAAGATACCTCTACAGTTTGTTTTGAAAG TGGGTCCATCAGTACCGTCCTGTGAAGATGGCGCCTATCTGCCCAGATTTCTGCCTCCAACTCCAGAAAACAGAGCTCAGCTCTTCGCCCCCGCTGGTCAGGCTCTGGTAATCAACATCAGAGCTCAGGCGACTCAGTCTGT CATCACCGGCCTCCTGTACAGCGGACCTTACAACGCGGTGAAGAATTCATCGGGATCAGGAAACTTCTCTCTGACCTGGACGCCATCGGCCAGTGAAGATGGACAGAGCCACCCCATCTGTTTTGTTGTCCAGGCAAG TTACTCGAACACTTTGTTACACTCTGACCTTCGGTGTGTTATCGTGACGGTTGGAAACG GCCCATATATCATCGCTCTGAATATGATGATCTCTACCACGCTGTCAATGGAGGACGGCTCTGATGCCATCATTGCTCTG ATTAAAAACACACTGGTTAACGAAGGGCTGCCTTCAACCATAAGTCTTCGCCTCCTGAGCAGCGGTCAAGTGGTCGTCACAACACCGAGCCCCTAG